GATGCCCGAGGCAGCAAACATAGCGCGTGCTGTTCGGCTACGTTGATCCCAACCCAGCTGCTTGGTCTTTCTGGCAGCCATCTTGACGGCTGGCCAAACAATCTCGCTCGCGAGGGTCAAGGAAAGAGCCGCCCAAGCCTTTTTCGTCCGAGAGACATCAGATCGCCCAACGTCAACAAGACCGACTGCCCATGAGTGGACAGCAACCCTTTCCTTAAAAGAGAGACCCTCAACCAAGTCGGCCACGAGCTTCCGGTGCGACTGACTTACCTGCAGTTCGTTTGCCATAACGCCTTATAGCAGGATGTCAGCATACACGCTGGAAACTAATGCCCGACTCACGCGTCGAAGGTCACGACCACCGGAACGTGATCGGAAGGCCGCTCCCAGCTGCGCGCCTCGCGCACCACGGTCATCGCGCGCGCAGACGGGGCGAGCGCGGGGGTCGCCCACACATGATCGAGCCGACGGCCGCGATTGGAGGCCTCCCAATCGGCGGCGCGGTAGCTCCACCACGTGTAGAGCTTCTCCTGCGGCGGGACGAAATTGCGCATCACGTCCACCCAGTTGCCCGCCCCCTGCAGGCGACCCAGCTTCTCGACCTCGATCGGCGTATGGCTGACCACGTCGAGGAGCTGCTTGTGGCTCCACACATCCGCTTCCAGCGGTGCGATGTTGAGATCGCCCACCAGCACCGAGCGGGCGTCCGGCGCCGTCGGGTGGAGCGCCTCCCAGGCGGTGGCCTCATCCAGAAAGGCGAGCTTGTGCCGGAACTTGTCGTTCACCTCCGGGTCGGGAATGTCGCCGCCCGCCGGAATGTAGAAATTGTGGATGGTCAGCGGCGCGGCAAGCCCCGCCTCAGCGCCCAGCACCACCGAGATGTGGCGGGCATCGCCCATGTCGCAGAAGCCCTGCCGGGTCACCGCCTGGAAGGGGCGCTTCGAGAGGATGGCGACGCCGTGATAGCCCTTCTGGCCGTGGATCGCCGCATGCGGGTAGCCGAACCGGGCCGCGTCCTTGAGCGGGAAGCGGTCATCCGGCGTCTTGGTCTCCTGCAGGCAGATGACATCCGGCTGGTGTTCGGCCGCAAGCTTGGCGACGAGCTCGATGCGCAGGCGCACCGAATTGATGTTCCAGGTAGCGATGGTCAGCGGCACGGGCGGGACGTCCTCGAATAAAGCGCGCGCGACCCTAGAGCATTTTGCGCGAAAGCGCCTGCCCTTCGCTCATCCAAAATGCCGGCTTCCAACAGTCCGAACGACGCTGCGTCGCGCGCCCGATGGCGCGTCTCGTCAATCGCGGTTGATGACGAACAACATCGGGTCGGGCCGCTCGCTGGTGTTGAGGTTCGAGACCGCCACCGTGGTGTCGTAGCCCTGCGGGTCCGTCACCGTCCACTGCTTGAGCTGCATGGTCTTGGCGTCGAACATGATCATCAGCCGGTACGTGCCCACCATTGGCTGCTTCTCCTCGATCACCACGGTCGCGAAGATGTCGTCCTGGTAGACGCCGGTGACATTGGCGTTGCGGGCGAGGTCAAAATTCTCCGCCAGCAGGAAGCGCAGCGGCGTGGCCGAGAGCGGGGTGATGTCCTGCGTCTTCAGCCGCTTGTCACGCACCGCGACGGAACGGCCATCGGCCACCAGCTCGATCGGGCTCGGCGCGGCGTATTCGAACAGCACGCGGCCGGGCTTCAGAATGTAGAACTCGCCCTCGCGCCGCGTCCCGTCCGGGTCCACCTGCACGAAATTGCCGCTCATCGCCCGGAAGCTGTTGAAGTAGTCGTTGATTCGCTGAACCGTGACGGCGGCGGCCTGCTGGCCGGCATTCGCCGACATCTGGATGTTCGGATCCTCCGCCGGCTTCGTTGCCGTCGCGGCGGGGGCGGCCGGCTTCTTCGCGGGCGCGAAGGGCGGAGCCGGCACCTGCGCGAGCGCGCTGCCGACGGTCAGCGCGGCAAGGAGGGAGGCGACGCTAAGCACGGTGAGATGGCGCATGATGCCTCGCTGCGGTCGCGCGGCGCGACGCGGTTGACGGTAGGTCGCAGGGTTAGAACCCCGCTGTGGCGATCCTGTGGCCCTGCCGCGGGGCGGGGCGCCCCGACGCCCGGTCAATAACTGTCGCCCTCGCCCGGTTCGATCAAGATCTCGCGCTTGCCGGCATGGTTGGACGGGCCGACAAGGCCCTCGCGCTCCATGCGCTCGACGAGGGAAGCGGCACGATTATACCCGATCTGCAGCCGGCGCTGGATGTAGGAGGTGGAGCACTTCTTGTCGCGCATCACCACCGCGACCGCCTGCGAGTAGAGGTCGCCGCCCTCCTCCGCCGCCATCCCCCCCTTGTCGAACACCGCACCATCCTCGCCCTCCTCGTCGGGGTCGGCGGTAACGGCATCGAGATAATCGGGCGCCCCCTGCGCCTTGAGGTGCTCGACGATGCGCTCGACTTCCTGGTCGGAGACGAAGGGCCCGTGGACGCGCGAGATACGCCCGCCGCCGGCCATGTAGAGCATGTCGCCTTGTCCCAGCAGCTGCTCGGCACCCATCTCGCCGAGAATGGTGCGGCTATCGATCTTCGAAGTCACCTGGAAGGAGATGCGGGTCGGGAAGTTCGCCTTGATGGTGCCGGTGATGACATCGACCGACGGGCGCTGGGTCGCCATGATCAGGTGGATACCGGCGGCACGGGCCATCTGGGCGAGGCGCTGGATCGCGCCTTCAATGTCCTTGCCAGCCACCATCATCAGATCCGCCATCTCGTCGACGACGATGACGATGTAGGGGATGGGCGAGAGGTCCATCTCCTCGCGCTCATAGATCGCCTCGCCGGTTTCGCGGTCGAAGCCGGTCTGGACGGTGCGGACGATCTGTTCACCCTTGGCGATGGCCTCGGCGACGCGGGCGTTGAAGCCGTCAATGTTGCGCACGCCGACCTTGGACATCTTCTTGTAGCGCTCCTCCATCTCGCGCACCGCCCATTTGAGGGCGACCACCGCCTTCTTGGGATCGGTGACGACGGGAGAGAGGAGGTGCGGGATACCGTCATAGACGGACAGTTCCAGCATTTTCGGGTCGATCATGATGAGGCGGCACTGCTCGGGCCGGTGGCGGTAGAGCAGCGACAGGATCATGGTGTTGATGGCGACCGACTTGCCCGAGCCGGTGGTGCCGGCGACCAAGAGATGCGGCATACGGGCGAGATCGACGATCACCGGCTCGCCACCAATGGTCTTGCCGAGCGCGATGGCGAGCTTGTGTGCGGCCTCGCCGAAATCCTTGGCGCCGACGATCTCGCGCAGCAAGACCTTGTCGCGCTTGGGGTTTGGCAGCTCGATGCCGATGGCGTTCTTGCCGGGGATCACCGCGACGCGGGCCGAGACGGCGCTCATGGAGCGGGCAATGTCGTCGGCGAGACCGATGACACGGCTCGATTTGATGCCGGGTGCCGGTTCCAGCTCGTACAATGTTACCACAGGACCGGGGCGCGCATTGACGATGGCGCCGCGCACGCCGAAATCCTCCAGCACGCCCTCGAGATCGCGGGCGTTCTGGTCGAGCATCTCGCGCGACAAAGCGGGCCCGCTGCGGGCGGCGGCGGGCGTCAAAAGATCAAGCGGGGGAAGCATATAGCGCCGGCGCTGTTCCTCCAGCGCGGCACGCCCGCCTCGGATCGAGCGCAGCGGCGGGCGGCGACCAGGAGCTGCCGCTGGCGCAGCGATGGGAGCGGGTGGCGTCTCGAAAGGCTCGTCATCCAGCGGCCCGAGATCGCTGGCAAAGCCCGCCGTATCAATGCCCGGCAGTTCGACGCGGTCGTGGAAATTTGGCTCGAGCCGCGCGGAGGGTCGGTAATTTTCTACCTCCTCCGCGCCGATGCCCAGCAGGCGCGCGAGCAAGTTGCGCTTGGGGCGCTCGCGGGTAGACCGGCGGTTGCGGCTGGAGAACCGGGCCCTCAGATTGAGGAACCCATGGGTTGCCATGCCGATCAGGAAGGCCAGCCGGCCGGGCTCGTCATCCTCGAACTCGTTCGATTCGTTATAGTCGTCAGATACTTGCGCCGAACGCAGGCCCATGCCGAGGGCGATGGGCAGGGTCAGCACCATGCCGAACAGGCAGAGCGCGCCGACCACGGCATAGTCGAAGGTGCCGAGCCAGTTGGAGCGCAGCGCATCGGGGATGGCGAGCACGCCCTCGCCCAGCACGCCGCCGAGCCCGATCGGCAGCGGCCAGGCCCCGAAACGGGGCAGGCAACCGGCGAAGCCGCTGGCGAAGACCAGGCCGGCAATCCAGCAAAAGAAGCGAGGACGCAAGCGGTTAGGCCGCCGGTGCGTGAGGGAGAGCCACCCCCAGATACCGATCGGCAGAACAAAGGCGAGGGCGGCCAGACCGAAGAGCTGGATGATGAGATCGGCCATCACGGCGCCGGGCAGGCCTAGCAGATTGGCCGGCGCGGCGGCGCTGGAACGGCTCAGACTCGGGTCGTCGGCGGACCAGCTAATGAGTGCAGTGAGGAGGACGATCGCGCCAATCAGGAGCGTCAGACCGATCAGTTCCTCGGCCCGGCGACCCAGGACACCCTTCACCTCCTCGGGCAGGAAACCGCCGACTTTCTGCCGGCGGCGGGGCGCGCGCGTGGGCGCCGCCGGCGGAGCGGAGGCCGCGCCGCCACCGCCCTTGCGGGGGGCGCGGGCGGCGCGAGGCGCCTCCGGTTCGAGGCGCGGCGCCCGCATCGTCGTCTGTGTCCGGCCCATGCTCTCGCCCGCCCTTTCGATGGCCCGTCAGCCCAGCCCGGCGAGAAGGCGCGCGAGCGCCGCCTCGGTCGTGGCGAGGTCGTGAACGAGCGCGATGCGCAGATAGGTCTCGCCCGGGTTGCGCCCGTCCGCCTCGCTGCGGCACAGATAGCCGCCGGGCACGGTGCGCAGCCCCTCCCGCTGCCAGAGCCGGCGGCAGGCCGCCTCGCCGCCCCCGAGCTCGGCCACGTCGAGCCAGAGGAAGAAGCCGCCATCGGGCCGCTGATAGCCGAAGCGTCCGGCGAGCAGCCGGTCGGCCACGTCGAATTTGGCGGCGTAGAGGGCGCGGCTGGCGCTCACATGCGCCTCGTCCGCCAGCGCGGCGATGCCGACATGCTGCAGGGGCTCGGGCACCTGCGGCGCCGCCACATTGCGGAAATCGCCGAAGGCTTCCAGGAAGCGGCCATCACCGGCGCAGAAGCCGAGCCGCAGCCCGGGCAGGCTGGAGCGCTTCGACAGCGAATTGAAGGCGACGACGCCGGCATAATCGGGTCCGGCGACCTCAAGGATGCCGGTCGGCGGCGCCTCGCCCAGCCAGATCTCCGAATAACACTCGTCGGCGAAGACCATCACCTCGTGCCGGCGGCACAGCGCGACCAGCCGCTCCAGATAGGCACGCGGGGCGATGGTGCCCTGCGGGTTGGCGGGCGAGGCGAAATAGATGGCGATGGCGCGGTCGAGCACAGCGGGGTCGAGCGCGTCGAGATCGGGCAGCCAGCCCCCGCCCGGCGGCAGCGGCAGCGAGACGCTCTCGCAGCCGGCGGCCTCGGCGCCCGCGCCATAGGCGGCGTAGAACGGGTTGGGCAACAGCACCACTGGGGCGGCGTCGGCAAGCTGTGCCTGCTTGCGCGGCGAGGCGAGGCGGCGCGCCATCAGGGCGGCGAAGAACAGGCCCTCGCGCGACCCGTTGAGCACCAGCACCTCACGCTCGGCATCGAGCGGACGCGGCAGCGTGTAACGACGGGCGAACCAGTCGGCGGCCGCGCGGCGGAACTCGGGCAGGCCCTTGCCGGCGGGGTAGCGGCCGAAACCGTCGAGATGGCGGGCGAGCACCTCGCCGACGAAACCGGGCATGGCGTGGCGCGGCTCGCCGACGGCAAGGCTGAGCGGCGTCTTGCCGGGCGTGATGTCGGCCAGCAATTCGTTGAGGCGGATGAAGGGCGAGCGCGCGGTCGGGCCGGCATCGCTCGCCGGGGAGGCGCCAGCCGGCGACGAGGCCGCCGGTGAATCGGCAGCCGAGGGAGAGGGGTGGCGGGCGTCGCCATGGCGCACAGGGTCGGTCACGAAACGGTTCCGGCACGCCCGCGGAATGCGGGGTCTTCCCGTCAGGATAGCGCGCCCGCGGTAAAGGCGTTCTTAACCATGCGCATGGATTTGGCCGGGGATGCGGCACGCGACGCGCCGATCCAACGAAAAACCCCGGCGCGTGAGCGCCGGGGTTCGAGCCGCGTGAGAAGCGGGAGGCGCCCGGCGCGGGAGCGCCGGAGCCCGATCAGCTGTGATAGGCGCGCTCGCCGTGATCGACGATGTCGAGACCCTCGCGCTCCTTCTCCACCGACGGACGCAGGCCGACGATGATGTTGACGATCCAGAACAGGATCGCGGAGCCGACGCCCGACCACACCAGCGTGACCAGCACGCCCTTGATCTGCGCCGTGACCTGGGTGGCCATGTCGTAGGGAGCAACCGCGCCGGCGACGTAGTCATAGATGCCGGTGCCGCCGAGGGCGGGGCTGACCAGGATGCCGGTGCCGATGGCGCCGACGATGCCGCCCACGCCATGGACGCCGAACACGTCGAGGCTGTCGTCATAGCCCAGCGCGTTCTTCACCGTGGTGCAGAAGAAGAAGCAGATGATGCCGGTGACGAAGCCGAGCACGATGGAGCCCATCGGGCCGGCGAAGCCCGCCGCCGGGGTGACGGCCACGAGGCCGGCGACGACGCCCGAGGCGAGACCGAGCAGGCTCGGCTTGCCCTTGGCCAGCCACTCGACCAGCGCCCAGCCCAGAGCCGCCGCGGCCGGAGCCACGAAGGTGTTGAGCACGGCGAGGACGGTGAGCGGGGCGGCTTCGAGGTTGGAGCCGGCGTTGAAGCCGAACCAGCCGACCCACAGAAGGGCGGTGCCGACCAGCGCGAAGGGCAGCGAGTGGGGAGGCATCAGCTCCTTGCCGTAGCCGGTGCGCTTGCCGATGATCAGGGCGCCGACGAGACCGGCAATACCCGCATTGATGTGAACGACGGTGCCGCCGGCGAAGTCGATGGCGCCGAAGGAGAAGATCAGGCCGGTATCGGCGAGGATGGCGTCGAGGGCGGCCTGCGCGGCCTCCTTGGCGGCCGGATCGGTCGCGGCGGCAACAGCCTTGGCAGCGGCATCAATCGCATCCGGGCCGGCCCAGTACCAAACCATGTGGGCCATCGGGAAGTAGATCAAGGTCACCCAGAGCGGGATGAACAGCACGATGGCCGAGAACTTGATGCGCTCGGCGAAGGCGCCAATGATCAGCGCCGGGGTGATGGCGGCGAAGGTCAGCTGGAAGACGACGAACACCAGCTCGGGGATCGCCACGCCGACCGAGAAGGTCGCGCCGAGCGATTCCAGCGTCACGCCGTGCAGGAAGGCCTTGGAGAAGCCGCCGATGAAGGACGAGCCGCCGGTGAAGGCGAGGCTGTAGCCATAGGCGAACCAGATGATCGTGACGATGCAGACCGAATAGAAGACCTGCGCGATCACCGAGAGGAAGTTCTTGGCGCGCACCAGGCCGCCATAGAACAGGGCGAGGCCGGGAACGGC
Above is a window of Ancylobacter sp. WKF20 DNA encoding:
- a CDS encoding exodeoxyribonuclease III, yielding MPLTIATWNINSVRLRIELVAKLAAEHQPDVICLQETKTPDDRFPLKDAARFGYPHAAIHGQKGYHGVAILSKRPFQAVTRQGFCDMGDARHISVVLGAEAGLAAPLTIHNFYIPAGGDIPDPEVNDKFRHKLAFLDEATAWEALHPTAPDARSVLVGDLNIAPLEADVWSHKQLLDVVSHTPIEVEKLGRLQGAGNWVDVMRNFVPPQEKLYTWWSYRAADWEASNRGRRLDHVWATPALAPSARAMTVVREARSWERPSDHVPVVVTFDA
- a CDS encoding outer-membrane lipoprotein carrier protein LolA; translation: MRHLTVLSVASLLAALTVGSALAQVPAPPFAPAKKPAAPAATATKPAEDPNIQMSANAGQQAAAVTVQRINDYFNSFRAMSGNFVQVDPDGTRREGEFYILKPGRVLFEYAAPSPIELVADGRSVAVRDKRLKTQDITPLSATPLRFLLAENFDLARNANVTGVYQDDIFATVVIEEKQPMVGTYRLMIMFDAKTMQLKQWTVTDPQGYDTTVAVSNLNTSERPDPMLFVINRD
- a CDS encoding DNA translocase FtsK is translated as MRAPRLEPEAPRAARAPRKGGGGAASAPPAAPTRAPRRRQKVGGFLPEEVKGVLGRRAEELIGLTLLIGAIVLLTALISWSADDPSLSRSSAAAPANLLGLPGAVMADLIIQLFGLAALAFVLPIGIWGWLSLTHRRPNRLRPRFFCWIAGLVFASGFAGCLPRFGAWPLPIGLGGVLGEGVLAIPDALRSNWLGTFDYAVVGALCLFGMVLTLPIALGMGLRSAQVSDDYNESNEFEDDEPGRLAFLIGMATHGFLNLRARFSSRNRRSTRERPKRNLLARLLGIGAEEVENYRPSARLEPNFHDRVELPGIDTAGFASDLGPLDDEPFETPPAPIAAPAAAPGRRPPLRSIRGGRAALEEQRRRYMLPPLDLLTPAAARSGPALSREMLDQNARDLEGVLEDFGVRGAIVNARPGPVVTLYELEPAPGIKSSRVIGLADDIARSMSAVSARVAVIPGKNAIGIELPNPKRDKVLLREIVGAKDFGEAAHKLAIALGKTIGGEPVIVDLARMPHLLVAGTTGSGKSVAINTMILSLLYRHRPEQCRLIMIDPKMLELSVYDGIPHLLSPVVTDPKKAVVALKWAVREMEERYKKMSKVGVRNIDGFNARVAEAIAKGEQIVRTVQTGFDRETGEAIYEREEMDLSPIPYIVIVVDEMADLMMVAGKDIEGAIQRLAQMARAAGIHLIMATQRPSVDVITGTIKANFPTRISFQVTSKIDSRTILGEMGAEQLLGQGDMLYMAGGGRISRVHGPFVSDQEVERIVEHLKAQGAPDYLDAVTADPDEEGEDGAVFDKGGMAAEEGGDLYSQAVAVVMRDKKCSTSYIQRRLQIGYNRAASLVERMEREGLVGPSNHAGKREILIEPGEGDSY
- a CDS encoding aminotransferase class I/II-fold pyridoxal phosphate-dependent enzyme; its protein translation is MRHGDARHPSPSAADSPAASSPAGASPASDAGPTARSPFIRLNELLADITPGKTPLSLAVGEPRHAMPGFVGEVLARHLDGFGRYPAGKGLPEFRRAAADWFARRYTLPRPLDAEREVLVLNGSREGLFFAALMARRLASPRKQAQLADAAPVVLLPNPFYAAYGAGAEAAGCESVSLPLPPGGGWLPDLDALDPAVLDRAIAIYFASPANPQGTIAPRAYLERLVALCRRHEVMVFADECYSEIWLGEAPPTGILEVAGPDYAGVVAFNSLSKRSSLPGLRLGFCAGDGRFLEAFGDFRNVAAPQVPEPLQHVGIAALADEAHVSASRALYAAKFDVADRLLAGRFGYQRPDGGFFLWLDVAELGGGEAACRRLWQREGLRTVPGGYLCRSEADGRNPGETYLRIALVHDLATTEAALARLLAGLG
- a CDS encoding ammonium transporter gives rise to the protein MTTKKWMSAGLPALAVTALASAAAFAQDAAVAAAPAAPTINKADTTWMLLSTILVLMMAVPGLALFYGGLVRAKNFLSVIAQVFYSVCIVTIIWFAYGYSLAFTGGSSFIGGFSKAFLHGVTLESLGATFSVGVAIPELVFVVFQLTFAAITPALIIGAFAERIKFSAIVLFIPLWVTLIYFPMAHMVWYWAGPDAIDAAAKAVAAATDPAAKEAAQAALDAILADTGLIFSFGAIDFAGGTVVHINAGIAGLVGALIIGKRTGYGKELMPPHSLPFALVGTALLWVGWFGFNAGSNLEAAPLTVLAVLNTFVAPAAAALGWALVEWLAKGKPSLLGLASGVVAGLVAVTPAAGFAGPMGSIVLGFVTGIICFFFCTTVKNALGYDDSLDVFGVHGVGGIVGAIGTGILVSPALGGTGIYDYVAGAVAPYDMATQVTAQIKGVLVTLVWSGVGSAILFWIVNIIVGLRPSVEKEREGLDIVDHGERAYHS